From the genome of Silurus meridionalis isolate SWU-2019-XX chromosome 12, ASM1480568v1, whole genome shotgun sequence, one region includes:
- the capns1b gene encoding calpain small subunit 1b codes for MFAIKGIVGGLINVVSNIDPGMFTPSAPPPTRRPISTVQAAANESDEDRQFRKVFQQLAGDDMEVSPNELMDILNKILTKHADLKTDGFSIESCRSMVAVMDCDSSGKLGFTEFKYLWNNIKRWQNIYKTYDADRSGTISATELPGAFNAAGFPLNQQLLQMIVRRYSDENGDMDFDNYIGCLVRLDAMCRAFKTLDKDNDGQVKVNIKEWLQLTMYS; via the exons atgtttgcaATCAAAGGAATTGTAGGAGGCCTTATAAATGTTGTGAG CAATATTGATCCTGGCATGTTTACTCCATCTGCTCCA CCTCCTACCCGAAGGCCCATATCAACAGTCCAGGCTGCGGCAAATGAGAGCGATGAAGACAGGCAGTTCCGCAAAGTTTTCCAGCAGCTCGCTGGGGAT GACATGGAAGTAAGCCCTAATGAACTGATGGATATTCTCAACAAGATTCTGACAAAAC ATGCTGACCTAAAGACTGATGGTTTCTCAATTGAGTCTTGCAGAAGCATGGTAGCAGTGATGGAT TGTGACAGCTCTGGAAAGTTGGGCTTCACTGAATTCAAATACCTGTGGAACAATATCAAGAGGTGGCAG AACATCTATAAGACATATGATGCAGATCGTTCTGGAACAATTAGCGCCACTGAGCTGCCTGGTGCTTTTAACGCTGCAG GGTTTCCACTAAATCAACAGCTCCTACAGATGATCGTGCGCAGATACAGTGATGAAAACGGCGACATGGACTTTGACAACTATATTGGGTGCCTGGTGCGACTGGATGCAATGTGCC GTGCTTTTAAAACACTTGACAAGGACAATGATGGTCAAGTCAAAGTCAACATTAAGGAG TGGCTGCAGTTGACTATGTACTCATAA